Proteins from one Acidihalobacter prosperus genomic window:
- the nirB gene encoding nitrite reductase large subunit NirB has product MTGRQKLVLVGNGMAGVRTLEELLKLAPDMYDITVFGDEPYGNYNRIMLSPVLAGEKTVDDIILNDDAWYADNGITLHKGKRVTRIDRVRRCAITDDGTEAPYDRLILATGSKPFIIPVPGHDKQGVIAFRDIHDVDTMLASSRTGRRAVVIGGGLLGLEAANGLMKQGMEVTVVHLLGTLMERQLDQVAADLLMRSLQERGMQFRLQAQTTEVLGDDRVTGVRFQDGSELPADLVVMAVGIRPNIELAQQSGLYCERGILVNDTLQTFDPSIYAVGECVQHRGSVYGLVAPLFEQAKVCANHLAEYGIAKYGGSMTSTKLKVTGIDLFSAGDFNGDEHSEEMVLQDAARGVYKKLVIRDNRIKGAVMYGDTLDGAWYFQLMRDEADITDLREHLLFGQAHIGDAGHGDEASRIAALPDNAEICGCNGVCKGEIVQAITSKKLFTLEDVRAHTKASNSCGSCTGLVESLLANTLGGDYSQTPSKKSLCPCTEHTHDEVREAIRTRELKTLPAVFEAMEWSTPDGCHVCRPALNYYLLMNWPGEYEDDGRARFINERVHANIQKDGTYSVVPRIWGGVTTPAELRAIAEVAEKYQVPTVKITGGQRIDLLGVKKGDLPAMWGDLSRAGFVSGHAYGKALRTVKTCVGSEWCRFGTQDSTGLGIQLEKLTWGTWTPHKFKIGVSGCPRNCAEATIKDLGVVCVDSGYELHVGGNGGVKVRATDFLCKVGSEAEVLEYAAAFVQYYRETARYLERTAPWIERVGLSLVKQKVVEDEVGRKALAKRFAESQAYAQHDPWLERAEGADAGEYRPLNRISA; this is encoded by the coding sequence ATGACTGGCAGGCAGAAACTGGTATTGGTGGGCAATGGCATGGCGGGGGTGCGGACCCTCGAGGAGCTGCTCAAGCTCGCGCCGGACATGTACGACATCACCGTGTTCGGCGACGAACCCTACGGCAATTACAATCGCATCATGCTGTCGCCGGTGCTGGCCGGCGAGAAAACGGTCGACGACATCATCCTCAACGACGACGCCTGGTATGCCGACAACGGCATTACTCTGCACAAGGGCAAGCGGGTGACGCGCATCGATCGCGTGCGCCGCTGCGCGATCACCGACGACGGCACCGAGGCGCCCTATGACCGCCTGATCCTCGCGACGGGCTCCAAGCCCTTTATCATTCCGGTGCCCGGCCACGACAAGCAGGGTGTGATCGCCTTCCGCGACATCCACGACGTCGACACCATGCTGGCCTCCTCGCGCACGGGCCGTCGCGCGGTGGTGATCGGCGGCGGACTGCTCGGCCTCGAGGCCGCCAACGGCCTGATGAAGCAGGGCATGGAGGTCACGGTCGTGCACCTGCTCGGCACGCTCATGGAGCGCCAGCTCGATCAGGTCGCCGCGGATCTGCTGATGCGTTCGCTGCAGGAGCGCGGCATGCAGTTCCGCCTGCAGGCGCAGACCACCGAGGTGCTCGGTGACGATCGCGTCACCGGCGTGCGTTTCCAGGACGGCAGCGAGCTGCCGGCCGATCTCGTGGTGATGGCGGTGGGCATCCGGCCGAACATCGAGCTGGCGCAGCAGTCGGGGCTCTATTGCGAACGCGGCATCCTGGTCAACGACACTCTGCAGACCTTCGATCCGAGCATCTACGCGGTCGGCGAGTGCGTGCAGCATCGCGGCAGCGTTTATGGCCTGGTCGCGCCACTGTTCGAGCAGGCCAAGGTGTGCGCCAATCATCTGGCCGAATACGGCATCGCCAAGTACGGCGGTTCGATGACCTCGACCAAGCTCAAGGTCACCGGCATCGACCTGTTCTCCGCCGGCGATTTCAACGGCGACGAACACAGCGAGGAAATGGTGCTGCAGGACGCCGCGCGCGGCGTCTACAAGAAGCTCGTGATCCGCGACAACCGCATCAAGGGTGCAGTGATGTATGGCGACACGCTCGACGGCGCCTGGTACTTCCAGCTGATGCGCGACGAAGCCGACATCACGGACCTGCGCGAGCACCTGCTGTTCGGCCAGGCCCATATCGGCGATGCCGGTCACGGCGACGAGGCCTCGCGGATCGCGGCGCTGCCCGACAATGCCGAGATCTGCGGCTGCAACGGCGTCTGCAAGGGCGAGATCGTGCAGGCCATCACCAGCAAGAAGCTGTTCACCCTGGAAGACGTGCGGGCGCACACCAAGGCGAGCAATTCCTGCGGCTCATGCACCGGTCTCGTGGAATCCCTGCTCGCCAACACGCTGGGCGGCGACTATTCGCAGACGCCGTCGAAAAAATCCCTTTGCCCCTGTACCGAACACACCCATGACGAGGTGCGAGAGGCCATCCGCACGCGCGAGCTCAAGACCCTGCCGGCGGTGTTCGAGGCCATGGAATGGTCGACTCCGGACGGCTGCCACGTCTGCCGTCCCGCGCTCAACTACTACCTGCTGATGAACTGGCCCGGTGAGTACGAGGACGACGGCCGCGCGCGCTTCATCAACGAGCGCGTGCACGCCAACATCCAGAAGGACGGCACCTATTCGGTGGTGCCGCGCATCTGGGGCGGCGTGACCACGCCCGCCGAGCTGCGTGCCATCGCCGAGGTGGCGGAAAAATACCAGGTGCCGACCGTCAAGATCACCGGCGGGCAGCGTATCGACCTGCTCGGTGTCAAGAAGGGTGACCTGCCGGCCATGTGGGGCGATCTGTCGCGCGCCGGCTTCGTTTCCGGCCATGCCTACGGCAAGGCCCTGCGTACGGTCAAGACCTGCGTCGGCTCCGAATGGTGCCGTTTCGGCACCCAGGATTCCACCGGGCTTGGCATCCAGCTCGAAAAACTGACCTGGGGTACCTGGACGCCGCACAAATTCAAGATCGGCGTGTCGGGCTGCCCGCGCAACTGCGCCGAGGCCACGATCAAGGATCTGGGCGTGGTGTGCGTGGATTCGGGTTACGAACTCCACGTCGGCGGCAACGGTGGCGTCAAGGTGCGGGCTACGGATTTCCTGTGCAAGGTCGGCAGCGAGGCCGAGGTGCTCGAATACGCCGCCGCCTTCGTCCAGTACTACCGCGAGACCGCGCGCTATCTCGAGCGCACCGCGCCCTGGATCGAACGCGTCGGCCTGAGCCTGGTGAAACAGAAGGTGGTCGAGGACGAGGTCGGCCGCAAGGCGCTGGCGAAGCGCTTCGCGGAGTCGCAGGCCTATGCGCAGCACGATCCCTGGCTGGAACGTGCCGAGGGCGCGGACGCCGGCGAATACCGCCCGCTCAACCGCATCAGCGCCTGA
- a CDS encoding MFS transporter: MKTHKVEQLVIATVGFFWCFLMWFSTAAFSPSIANHYNLSLAALGLLASSAIWMAPIGRIIAGWAADRFGAPRTFAFILAVCGLVSIASAYTTDYDILFIERVIVAIAGVSFVVGIQHVAQWFEPGEIGTAEGLYAGTGNVGAGVGALLLPRIFGLDYQAAFLWLGVIALVIAAWYLLRGEAAKHDKVRATARQSADLRGTVYVWTRYIAIALMLAYAMSFGLEIAMNAWLPGYFTRGFHEALLALGFTSIAGVQIAAGTFAAVQSFTASLFRPFSGFMSDLFQRRGWTPLPMIARTLPYAPRLHWLAISLLLITLSMVALTVAGLMNSLPLSVMVLVAFGVFVSFGTGGTFALVPLLFPNRPGVAAGFIGGVSTAGGIVYPLVFAHTANIHMGYLYIALFMFIPFTLFYFWAARYEHHPEDHGIGDGLLGRPKPVADKA, encoded by the coding sequence ATGAAAACGCACAAGGTGGAACAACTCGTCATCGCGACGGTGGGATTTTTCTGGTGTTTCCTGATGTGGTTCTCGACGGCGGCTTTCAGCCCGAGTATCGCGAACCACTATAACCTCAGCCTGGCCGCACTCGGACTGCTCGCCAGCTCGGCCATCTGGATGGCACCCATCGGCCGCATCATCGCCGGTTGGGCGGCGGACCGCTTCGGTGCGCCGCGCACCTTCGCCTTCATTCTGGCCGTCTGCGGACTCGTCTCGATCGCCTCGGCCTACACCACGGACTACGACATCCTGTTCATCGAGCGGGTGATCGTGGCCATCGCGGGCGTGTCCTTCGTGGTCGGCATCCAGCATGTGGCCCAGTGGTTCGAGCCGGGCGAAATCGGTACCGCCGAGGGCTTGTATGCCGGTACCGGCAACGTCGGCGCCGGCGTTGGCGCGCTGCTGCTGCCGCGTATCTTCGGGCTCGACTATCAGGCGGCCTTTTTGTGGCTGGGCGTGATCGCGCTGGTGATTGCGGCGTGGTATCTGCTGCGCGGCGAGGCCGCCAAGCATGACAAGGTGCGCGCCACCGCGCGCCAGTCCGCTGATCTGCGCGGCACGGTCTACGTCTGGACCCGCTACATCGCCATTGCCCTGATGCTGGCCTACGCCATGTCCTTCGGCCTCGAAATCGCGATGAACGCCTGGTTGCCGGGTTACTTCACGCGCGGCTTCCACGAGGCGCTGCTGGCGCTGGGCTTCACGAGTATCGCCGGCGTGCAGATCGCGGCCGGCACCTTTGCGGCGGTGCAGTCCTTCACCGCATCGCTGTTCCGGCCATTTTCGGGGTTCATGTCCGACCTGTTCCAGCGCCGTGGCTGGACGCCGCTGCCGATGATCGCGCGCACGCTGCCCTATGCGCCGCGGCTGCACTGGCTGGCCATCTCGCTGCTGCTGATCACGTTGTCCATGGTGGCGCTGACGGTCGCAGGCCTGATGAATTCGCTGCCCCTGTCGGTGATGGTGCTGGTCGCCTTCGGCGTGTTCGTGAGCTTCGGTACCGGCGGTACCTTTGCACTCGTGCCGCTGCTGTTCCCGAATCGCCCCGGCGTCGCCGCGGGCTTCATCGGCGGCGTTTCGACCGCAGGCGGCATCGTCTACCCACTGGTATTCGCCCACACCGCGAATATCCACATGGGTTACCTCTATATCGCGCTGTTCATGTTCATCCCGTTCACCCTGTTCTACTTCTGGGCGGCGCGCTACGAGCATCACCCCGAGGATCACGGGATCGGCGACGGCCTGCTCGGCCGTCCGAAACCGGTGGCTGACAAGGCCTGA
- a CDS encoding CmpA/NrtA family ABC transporter substrate-binding protein, whose protein sequence is MVDSSAGGRTRLSLGKRPGDELEQRELTLGFVPLTDCAPLVVARELGLFADEHLDVTLSREPSWANIRDKVMMGALDGAQMLAGMPVASQLGITAVRRPLIAALSLGLSGNAITVSRRLFARLREQDEAALARRPCTADSLCALIDADRQAGRPPLTFAVVYPVSSHNYELRYWLAAAGIDPDRDVRIVVIPPPQMVARLRAGEIDGFCVGEPWNSVAVQGGHGHILMTSDQLWRHKPEKVLGVTQEWAERHPLTLRALVRALMRAGQWLDDPAHREQAARLLARSEYIGVKEASLRLPLGEQLVYDPGTPAVAHPDFNVFQRHAAMFPWRSHALWFITQLYRWGQVDTAHDMAAVAAAAYRPEYYREAAEALGWTYPRIDYKPEGLHAGDWQLAQAMPEPLSMGADVFFDGGRFDPHDPVGYLESFAVAAPRVTLETLRHMNQSRPSSAAHALGKAGDGTS, encoded by the coding sequence ATGGTGGATAGCAGCGCAGGCGGACGTACCAGGCTGAGTCTCGGCAAGCGGCCGGGAGACGAGCTGGAACAGCGCGAGTTGACCCTGGGCTTCGTGCCGCTGACCGACTGCGCGCCGCTGGTGGTCGCGCGCGAATTGGGCCTGTTCGCCGACGAGCACCTGGACGTGACGCTGTCGCGCGAGCCTTCCTGGGCGAATATCCGCGACAAGGTCATGATGGGCGCGCTCGACGGCGCGCAGATGCTGGCGGGCATGCCGGTGGCGAGCCAGCTCGGCATCACCGCGGTCAGGCGTCCGTTGATCGCGGCCCTGAGCCTGGGGCTGTCGGGCAACGCGATCACGGTGTCGCGGCGTCTGTTCGCCCGCCTGCGCGAGCAGGACGAGGCGGCGCTGGCACGGCGCCCGTGCACGGCGGACAGTCTGTGCGCGCTGATCGATGCCGACCGCCAGGCCGGGCGGCCGCCGTTGACCTTTGCGGTGGTGTATCCCGTCTCCAGCCACAATTACGAGCTGCGTTACTGGCTTGCCGCCGCGGGGATCGATCCGGACCGCGACGTGCGGATCGTGGTGATCCCGCCCCCGCAGATGGTGGCCCGCCTGCGGGCCGGCGAAATCGACGGTTTCTGCGTCGGCGAGCCCTGGAACAGCGTGGCGGTGCAGGGCGGGCATGGCCATATCCTGATGACCAGCGACCAGCTCTGGCGGCACAAGCCGGAAAAGGTGCTGGGCGTCACCCAGGAATGGGCGGAGCGTCATCCGCTCACCCTGCGTGCACTGGTGCGCGCCCTGATGCGCGCCGGGCAGTGGCTGGACGATCCCGCGCATCGGGAGCAGGCGGCCCGGCTGCTGGCGCGTTCGGAATACATCGGCGTCAAGGAGGCGTCGCTCCGCCTGCCGTTGGGCGAGCAGTTGGTCTACGACCCCGGTACGCCAGCGGTGGCGCATCCGGATTTCAACGTTTTTCAGCGTCATGCCGCGATGTTCCCCTGGCGTTCGCACGCTCTGTGGTTCATCACCCAGCTCTATCGCTGGGGGCAGGTCGATACGGCGCACGACATGGCCGCCGTGGCCGCGGCCGCGTATCGCCCGGAGTATTACCGCGAGGCCGCCGAAGCCCTGGGCTGGACCTATCCCAGGATCGACTACAAGCCCGAGGGCCTGCACGCAGGCGACTGGCAGCTCGCACAGGCGATGCCGGAGCCGCTGTCCATGGGCGCCGACGTCTTTTTCGACGGCGGGCGCTTCGACCCTCACGACCCCGTGGGGTACCTCGAGTCGTTCGCGGTCGCCGCGCCCAGGGTCACGCTGGAAACCCTTCGTCACATGAACCAATCGCGTCCGTCGTCTGCCGCCCATGCGCTCGGCAAGGCTGGCGACGGCACATCCTGA
- a CDS encoding EAL domain-containing protein, with product MRQRVLPQAGLLLLLVVVVVGYGVSSWQATRRHIRHDLERRTRLQAELVADALMRWSADYRALGFSLVANDDLGALNRTLRLYRSEHDDASLPMYILAPNPERLLGGEPRLSLEGRASLVRLAEGLCRDSRGNRMALSPSERRLRGRPLIAACLRLRDAGGEPLIDLFGWLPWPPPTLEQARRLTIDPLNATTSLAWLRHRDEQAKPRLSWFGAPIPGFEGALQSAASTARGTYVHDGIQHAWVRVAGWPAVVVTSLSARVVWHAWFRQGGAGVSAALLLLLTSIIALVALRSLRLARSEGRLRQYYGALKDINQSLMMLPQPGVLYQSVCTLLVDRTELPVAWVGLERDGRIDVIAAAGPARAYVDGLSLASEADHPEGLGPAGRALRAGITVTAADLREDPRFGIWSARASRYGLRSSVAVPFGGDGSTRGVLAAYSTRRGFFSPDIVDLLEQLARDIELGLGQYARVAEITRLSQHDPLTGLPNRTYFMDNLERALARVQRSERLIAIGILDLDDFKSINDVLGHTVGDELLQHLAALLPKALRQGDMVARLGGDEFGILLEGVTGVAEIEAIAKRILSTIRQPVMLSAEVRELSTEASLGLTLYPLDDGEAADLLRHADEALYAAKAAGRHRWHLFDRGLEVASRQRYLIHHRLPEAIADRHILFHYQPQIDLETGQVVGAEALARWMDPETGAWSPAIFMPTIEGDARLARALGRHALLEAARAIARWHADERGLRLSVNICARHLLHGAFIDDLDEVLTRYPEASHALTLELTETAALTDLDASADVLADVRARGLRVALDDFGSGYASLQYVRHLPLDEIKLDLQFVQDMETDTEAFAVGYAALELADLRGAQVVAEGIEVERTARLWRRLGGRLAQGYLFARPMDEAAWLAWTSRFGRETRFLSIPRWRPAMSHLPLLQALPRHAGLKRLLQRPAPLGSADAYDHFTRLLDAWDHRDCPLTAWIEEAARQPGVSLSVLRAAHEQLHASAQDCLARHASPEERMPQTWERFVHALDQVIGQMDFNHAS from the coding sequence GTGCGCCAAAGAGTCCTCCCGCAGGCGGGACTGCTGTTGCTGCTGGTCGTCGTGGTGGTGGGATACGGCGTCAGTTCCTGGCAGGCCACCCGTCGCCATATCCGTCATGACCTCGAACGCCGGACCCGGCTGCAGGCCGAGCTGGTGGCGGATGCGTTGATGCGCTGGAGCGCCGACTACCGCGCGCTGGGCTTCAGTCTCGTCGCCAATGACGATCTCGGCGCGCTGAACCGGACGTTGCGCCTCTATCGTTCCGAGCACGACGACGCATCCCTGCCGATGTACATCCTGGCACCGAACCCCGAGCGCCTGCTCGGTGGCGAGCCGCGCCTGTCGTTGGAAGGCCGCGCTTCGTTGGTCCGTCTGGCAGAGGGCCTGTGTCGCGACAGTCGCGGCAATCGCATGGCCTTGAGCCCGAGCGAGCGACGCCTGCGGGGGCGGCCGCTGATCGCCGCCTGTCTGCGGCTGCGCGACGCCGGCGGTGAACCTCTGATCGATCTTTTCGGCTGGCTGCCTTGGCCACCCCCCACACTCGAACAGGCGCGACGCCTGACCATCGATCCGCTTAACGCGACGACCTCGCTGGCCTGGCTCCGTCATCGAGACGAGCAGGCGAAGCCGCGCCTGAGCTGGTTCGGTGCGCCGATTCCCGGTTTCGAAGGCGCGCTGCAAAGCGCGGCATCGACGGCGAGGGGGACGTATGTCCACGATGGCATCCAGCATGCCTGGGTGCGGGTGGCCGGTTGGCCAGCGGTGGTGGTGACATCCCTGAGCGCGCGCGTGGTCTGGCACGCCTGGTTCAGGCAGGGCGGTGCCGGCGTCAGTGCCGCGTTGCTGTTGCTGCTGACGTCCATTATCGCGCTCGTGGCACTGCGCTCGTTGCGGCTGGCGCGTTCGGAAGGTCGTTTGCGGCAGTACTACGGGGCGCTCAAGGATATCAATCAGAGCCTGATGATGCTGCCGCAGCCCGGCGTGCTCTATCAGAGCGTGTGTACGCTCCTGGTGGACCGCACGGAACTCCCGGTCGCCTGGGTCGGTCTGGAGCGCGACGGCCGCATCGATGTGATCGCCGCGGCCGGGCCCGCGCGGGCCTATGTCGATGGCCTGTCGCTGGCGTCGGAGGCGGACCATCCGGAAGGACTGGGGCCGGCCGGCCGCGCGCTGCGTGCCGGCATCACCGTTACGGCGGCGGACTTGCGCGAGGATCCGCGGTTCGGCATCTGGTCCGCGCGCGCCAGCCGTTACGGCCTGCGCAGCTCGGTCGCGGTGCCGTTCGGCGGTGATGGCAGTACCCGCGGCGTGCTGGCGGCGTATTCCACTCGACGCGGCTTTTTCAGCCCTGACATCGTCGATCTGCTCGAGCAGCTGGCGCGCGACATCGAACTGGGGCTGGGCCAGTACGCAAGGGTGGCCGAGATCACGCGCTTGAGCCAGCACGACCCTTTGACCGGCCTGCCCAACCGCACCTACTTCATGGACAATCTCGAGCGGGCGCTGGCAAGAGTGCAGCGCAGCGAGCGCCTGATCGCGATCGGCATACTCGATCTTGACGATTTCAAGAGCATCAACGACGTGCTGGGGCACACAGTCGGCGACGAATTGCTCCAACATCTCGCCGCGCTGCTGCCCAAGGCGCTGAGGCAGGGCGACATGGTCGCCCGGCTGGGCGGCGACGAGTTCGGCATTCTGCTCGAAGGCGTGACCGGCGTGGCGGAGATCGAGGCCATCGCCAAACGGATCCTGTCGACCATCCGGCAACCGGTGATGCTGTCGGCCGAGGTGCGCGAGCTGTCGACGGAGGCCAGCCTGGGACTGACGCTCTACCCCCTCGACGACGGCGAGGCCGCCGACCTGCTGCGCCATGCGGACGAAGCCCTGTATGCCGCCAAGGCGGCAGGCCGTCACCGCTGGCACCTGTTCGATCGCGGTCTGGAAGTGGCCTCGCGGCAGCGTTACCTGATTCACCATCGTCTGCCGGAGGCGATAGCGGACCGACATATCCTGTTTCACTATCAGCCGCAGATCGACCTCGAAACGGGGCAGGTAGTCGGTGCCGAGGCGCTGGCGCGCTGGATGGACCCGGAGACCGGGGCCTGGAGCCCGGCGATCTTCATGCCCACGATCGAAGGCGATGCGCGACTGGCGCGCGCGCTCGGCCGCCACGCACTGCTCGAAGCCGCGCGTGCGATCGCGCGCTGGCACGCCGACGAGCGCGGCTTGCGGCTGTCGGTGAACATCTGCGCACGACATCTGCTGCATGGCGCCTTCATCGACGATCTGGACGAAGTGCTGACGCGCTATCCCGAGGCGTCGCATGCGCTGACGCTGGAGCTGACCGAAACCGCGGCGCTGACCGATCTCGATGCCAGCGCGGACGTGCTCGCCGACGTCCGCGCGCGCGGATTGCGGGTGGCGCTGGACGATTTCGGCAGCGGATACGCTTCGCTGCAGTACGTGCGCCATCTGCCCCTGGACGAGATCAAGCTGGACCTGCAGTTCGTACAGGACATGGAGACGGATACCGAGGCCTTTGCGGTAGGCTACGCGGCTCTCGAGCTGGCCGACCTGCGCGGTGCGCAGGTCGTGGCCGAAGGCATCGAAGTCGAACGGACCGCACGTCTCTGGCGGCGCCTGGGCGGGCGTCTCGCACAAGGGTATTTGTTCGCCCGCCCGATGGACGAGGCGGCTTGGCTGGCCTGGACCTCGCGTTTCGGCCGCGAAACCCGATTCCTGAGCATTCCTCGCTGGCGTCCGGCCATGTCGCACCTGCCGCTTTTGCAGGCATTGCCGCGTCACGCCGGTCTCAAGCGCCTGCTGCAGCGACCAGCGCCTCTCGGTAGCGCCGACGCGTACGATCATTTCACCCGCCTTCTGGATGCCTGGGATCACAGGGATTGCCCGTTGACGGCCTGGATCGAAGAGGCGGCTCGGCAGCCTGGCGTTTCGCTGAGCGTGCTGCGTGCGGCCCACGAGCAGCTGCATGCTTCGGCGCAGGACTGCCTGGCCAGGCATGCCTCGCCCGAGGAGCGTATGCCGCAGACCTGGGAGCGGTTCGTGCACGCACTCGACCAGGTGATCGGGCAAATGGACTTCAATCACGCTTCCTGA
- the nirD gene encoding nitrite reductase small subunit NirD, with product MKQWIDIAALSDVPRLGARVVAHGEDEIAVFRAADDAVFALHNRCPHRNGPLSEGIVHGHRVTCPLHNWVIELDRGEAVAPDSGSTACYPVRVENGRILLELETAAEAAHG from the coding sequence ATGAAACAATGGATCGACATCGCCGCGCTGTCCGACGTCCCGCGCCTGGGTGCGCGGGTCGTGGCCCACGGCGAAGATGAAATCGCGGTATTCCGGGCCGCCGACGACGCGGTATTCGCGCTGCATAACCGCTGCCCGCACCGCAACGGGCCGTTGTCCGAGGGCATCGTGCACGGCCATCGCGTGACCTGCCCGCTGCACAACTGGGTGATCGAACTCGATCGCGGCGAGGCCGTGGCGCCGGACAGCGGCAGCACGGCCTGCTATCCCGTGCGCGTGGAGAACGGGCGCATTCTGCTGGAGCTGGAAACCGCCGCGGAAGCCGCCCATGGCTGA
- a CDS encoding ANTAR domain-containing response regulator, translating into MKQNGRLRVMLFDKSAGRAAILEQALKDQGCEVVARLGDGDDVFRRVQELQPDVVFVDMDIPDRDTLESMRLINREIPRPVVMFASQSDGATIEEAVRAGVSAYIVDGLSPSRLKPIMEVAIARFREFQALRNELELTRNKLADRRDIDKAKGVLMRQKGLSEEDAYAALRKLAMDRNQKLGDVARMLLAAAELLG; encoded by the coding sequence ATGAAGCAAAATGGTCGCTTGCGCGTGATGCTGTTCGACAAGTCGGCAGGGCGCGCGGCCATCCTGGAGCAGGCGCTCAAAGATCAGGGTTGCGAGGTTGTGGCCCGCCTGGGCGATGGTGACGACGTCTTCCGACGGGTGCAGGAACTGCAGCCGGACGTTGTCTTCGTGGATATGGACATCCCCGACCGCGATACCCTCGAGTCCATGCGCCTGATCAATCGCGAAATTCCGCGCCCGGTGGTGATGTTCGCCAGCCAGAGCGACGGTGCGACTATCGAGGAAGCGGTGCGTGCCGGCGTCAGCGCGTACATCGTCGACGGCCTCAGCCCCAGCCGCCTCAAGCCGATCATGGAGGTGGCCATCGCCCGTTTTCGCGAGTTCCAGGCCCTGCGCAACGAGCTTGAGCTGACGCGCAACAAACTGGCCGATCGGCGAGATATCGACAAGGCCAAGGGGGTGCTGATGCGCCAGAAGGGTCTGTCCGAAGAGGATGCCTACGCCGCCCTGCGCAAGCTTGCCATGGACCGCAACCAGAAGCTCGGCGACGTCGCGCGGATGCTGCTCGCCGCCGCCGAATTGCTTGGCTGA
- a CDS encoding glycosyltransferase family 2 protein, with protein sequence MSLMPTPELPEPLFPAADPAQRRRLQEFLLAGLVLALLAGIAYTLMHPMARSLAYHEWLQPLAYALLVWAGLELVLLLLKTLLWFHYRPVPSAALEAAPALTVIIPAYNEGAMVEQSIDSVARAHYPAELLEILVVDDGSRDDTWDYIEQAAARHPGVVTTVRFPENRGKRAALLEGFRRARGEVVVTIDSDSVIDAGTLLALVAPFADERVGAVAGKVVVHNRHEGTIPRMLQVAYILSFDYLRAAQSGYRTVYCCPGALAAYRTSAVREVLDAWMNQTFWGAACTYGEDRAMTNYLLARGYDTLYQNTAVVRTMVPTTYRRLCKMFLRWDRSFIREEIRLAGIVWRRPPVARLLTVFDRVITDVRFPLRYLGTGLAGLMVMDEPAALGSLLLGSTLFSTLYALYYLRSERSWNVLFGVAYSYYSALALWWILPYAALTLRAKSWMTR encoded by the coding sequence ATGTCTCTGATGCCCACCCCCGAATTGCCCGAACCGCTGTTTCCCGCCGCTGATCCGGCCCAGCGTCGCCGCTTGCAGGAATTTCTGCTGGCGGGACTGGTGCTGGCCTTGCTGGCAGGTATCGCGTACACGCTCATGCACCCGATGGCGCGTAGTCTGGCCTACCACGAGTGGCTGCAGCCGCTGGCCTACGCACTGTTGGTGTGGGCGGGCCTGGAGCTGGTGCTGCTGCTGCTCAAAACCCTGCTCTGGTTTCACTACCGCCCAGTGCCGTCCGCCGCGCTGGAGGCGGCGCCGGCGTTGACCGTGATCATCCCCGCCTACAACGAAGGGGCGATGGTGGAGCAATCGATCGACTCGGTGGCGCGCGCGCATTATCCCGCCGAACTGCTGGAGATACTGGTGGTAGACGACGGTAGCCGCGACGATACCTGGGACTACATCGAGCAGGCCGCTGCGCGCCATCCCGGGGTGGTCACGACCGTCCGTTTCCCAGAAAACCGCGGCAAGCGCGCCGCGCTGCTCGAAGGGTTCCGCCGCGCGCGCGGCGAGGTGGTCGTGACCATCGATTCCGACAGCGTGATCGATGCCGGCACGCTGCTGGCGCTGGTCGCGCCGTTCGCCGACGAGCGGGTCGGCGCGGTGGCCGGCAAGGTGGTGGTGCACAATCGCCACGAAGGCACGATCCCGCGCATGCTGCAGGTGGCCTATATCCTGTCCTTCGATTATCTGCGTGCGGCCCAGTCGGGCTATCGCACGGTGTACTGCTGCCCCGGCGCGCTGGCAGCCTACCGCACCTCCGCGGTGCGCGAGGTGCTGGATGCGTGGATGAATCAGACCTTCTGGGGCGCCGCCTGCACCTACGGCGAGGATCGCGCCATGACCAATTACCTGCTGGCGCGGGGTTACGACACGCTTTACCAGAACACCGCGGTGGTGCGCACCATGGTGCCGACCACGTATCGGCGGCTGTGCAAGATGTTCCTGCGCTGGGACCGCAGCTTCATCCGCGAGGAGATCCGGCTCGCCGGAATCGTGTGGCGGCGCCCGCCGGTCGCGCGCCTGTTGACCGTGTTCGATCGCGTGATCACCGACGTGCGTTTCCCGCTGCGTTATCTGGGCACGGGGCTGGCCGGTCTGATGGTGATGGACGAACCCGCGGCGCTCGGTTCGCTGCTGCTCGGCAGCACCCTGTTCAGCACCCTGTACGCGCTGTACTACCTGCGCAGCGAGCGTTCGTGGAACGTGCTGTTCGGCGTGGCCTACAGCTACTACAGCGCCTTGGCCCTGTGGTGGATTCTGCCTTACGCGGCGCTGACCCTGCGCGCCAAATCCTGGATGACCCGTTGA